A single region of the Glycine max cultivar Williams 82 chromosome 20, Glycine_max_v4.0, whole genome shotgun sequence genome encodes:
- the LOC100802425 gene encoding uncharacterized protein, with the protein MDRSWMKAKRISDEYENGVEQFLQFTQLNAESLRGNYFCPCVKCLNGRRQSVDEIRSHLICYGIIPNYTKWIWHGELADIPTVSQSQAVHEDSGERIEEMIRDLGQETFEQAHAPLYDTIECDSNTPLYQGCTSFTRLSAVLALVNLKARFGWSDKSFTELLVLLKNMLPEQNTLPKNHYEAKKILCPVGMEYKKIHACPNDCILYRNEYAELRQCPTCGVSRYKVQHDELTDDARTKNCRPAKVCWYLPIIPRFKRLFANAQDAKNLSWHSDDRKSDGLLRHPADSPQWKTIDRLYPEFGDEPRNLRLALASDGMNPYGSLSSNHSSWPVLLMIYNLPPWLCILRKYIILCMMIAGPRQPGNDIDVYLTPLIEDLKQLWEEGVDVWDANVQQTFRLRTMVFCTINDFPAYGNLSGYSVKGHHACPICEKNTSFIQLKHGKKTVYTRHRRFLKAFHPYRRLKKAFNGSQENEGPPEALTGNQIHDRVKDIVTVFGKSQKKTSSPNNMWKKRSIFFDLPYWSDLYVRKTKDGLKCRQDLVDMGIREQLHPISQGRRTYLPPACHTLSTAEKKSFCQCLRNVKVPQGYSSNIKSLVALNDLKLVGLKSHDCHVLMQQLLPVAIRGILPDKVRVAITRLCFLFNAICSKVINPHQLDDLENEAAIVICQLEMYFPPSFFDIMVHLIVHLVREIRLCGPVFLRWMYPIERYMKVLKGYTKNQYRPEASIVERYVAEEAIEFCSQYMETVEAVGVPKIRHDRTRGGQGTRGFNVVTMSRQDVSQAHLGMT; encoded by the exons atggatcgaagttggatgaaagcaAAACGCATCAGTGATGAGTATGAGAACGGGGTGGAACAATTTCTACAGTTTACGCAACTTAATGCTGAAAGTTTGAGGGGCAATTATTTTTGCCCATGTGTTAAATGTCTTAATGGTAGACGACAGTCAGTTGATGAAATCCGATCACATCTGATATGTTACGGCATCATTCCGAATTACacaaaatggatatggcatggggaaTTGGCCGACATTCCAACTGTTTCTCAGTCTCAGGCGGTTCACGAAGACAGCGGAGAGCGTATAGAGGAAATGATccgtgatcttggacaagagaCTTTTGAGCAAGCGCATGCACCTCTGTATGATACAATAGAATGTGATTCCAACACGCCATTGTATCAGGGGTGCACATCTTTCACGCGGTTGTCAGCAGTGTTAGCTTTGGTAAACTTGAAGGcaagatttgggtggagtgataAAAGCTTCACTGAATTGCTGGTCTTATTGAAAAACATGCTTCCTGAACAAAACACTTTGCCGAAAAATCACTACGAGGCCAAAAAGATTTTGTGTCCAGTGGGAATGGAGTACAAGAAGATCcatgcatgccctaatgattgcatattgtataGAAATGAGTATGCAGAACTACGGCAATGCCCCACGTGTGGGGTATCACGATACAAAGTGCAACATGATGAATTAACTGATGATGCAAGAACCAAAAATTGTCGTCCTGCCAAGGTGTgctggtatcttccaataataccaaggtttaagcgattgTTTGCTAATGCACAAGATGCAAAAAACCTTTCATGGCATTCGGATGATCGAAAATCTGATGGATTACTGCGACATCCTGCCGACTCGCCACAGTGGAAGACAATTGATCGTTTGTATCCAGAGTTTGGGGATGAGCCAAGGAACCTAAGGCTTGCTCTTGCttctgatggaatgaatccttaTGGTAGCTTAAGCAGCAACCACAGTTCGTGGCCTGTTTTACTgatgatttacaaccttccCCCATGGTTGTGCATTTTGCGTAAATACATTATCCTGTGTATGATGATCGCGGGTCCAAGGCAGCCAGGgaatgatattgatgtgtatCTTACGCCATTAATCGAAGACTTGAAACAATTGTGGGAAGAAGGGGTAGATGTGTGGGATGCAAATGTGCAGCAGACGTTCAGGTTACGCACAATGGTGTTTTGTACTATTAATGATTTTCCAGCATATGGAAATTTAAGTGGATACAGTGTGAAAGGGCATCATGCATGTCCTATCTGTGAGAAAAACACAAGCTTCATCCAACTCAAGCATGGAAAGAAGACAGTATATACCAGACACCGAAGATTTCTAAAAGCTTTTCACCCTTATCgacgattgaaaaaagcttttaatggaagtcaggAGAATGAAGGCCCCCCGGAAGCATTAACCGGAAACCAAATTCATGATCGCGTAAAGGACATTGTAACCGTGTTTGGCAAGTCCCAGAAGAAGACATCATCTCCCAACAACATGTGGAAGAAGCGCtcaatattctttgatcttccatactggtctgatctaTATGTGC ggaagacaaaggatggtttgaaaTGTCGTCAAGACTTGGTTGACATGGGAATACGAGAGCAGTTGCATCCCATATCACAAGGTCGGCGAACATATTTACCCCCAGCATGCCACACACTGTCAACAGCAGAGAAGAAAAGTTTTTGTCAATGTCTGCGGAATGTCaaagttccacaaggatactcttcaaatatcaagagccttgtCGCCCTCAATGATCTTAAGTTGGTTGGCTTGAAGTCTCATGATTGCCATGTCTTAATGCAACAATTATTGCCTGTTGCGATTCGCGGCATCTTGCCTGACAAAGTTAGAGTTGCCATAACCCGTTTGTGCTTTCTTTTTAATGCCATATGTAGTAAAGTCATTAATCCTCATCAATTGGATGACTTGGAGAATGAGGCTGCCATTGTCATTTGTCAGTTAGAGATGTATTTCCCaccatcattttttgacatcatggttcacctAATTGTTCATCTTGTGAGGGAAATTCGGTTGTGTGGTCCGGTTTTTTTACGGTGGATGTATCCAATTGAACGCTACATGAAAGTGTTGAAGGGATATACCAAAAATCAATACCGACCAGAAGCTTCCATTGTAGAAAGGTATGTTGCTgaagaagctattgagttttgttcacAGTACATGGAAACAGTTGAAGCTGTGGGGGTACCGAAAATTCGTCATGACCGGACACGAGGAGGTCAAGGGACACGAGGCTTCAATGTTGTTACCATGAGTCGACAAGATGTGTCACAAGCGCATTT GGGTATGACATAA